A region of the Gemmatimonadaceae bacterium genome:
GTCGGCCATGCCCTTCTTCGACTGGATCAAGGTGATCGCCGCGGTCAGTGTCGTCTTCCCGTGATCGACGTGACCGATCGTCCCGACGTTCACGTGCGGCTTCGTCCGCTGAAATTTCGCTTTTCCCATTCTTTCCTCTAATTGCCTTCGTTACGTGCTTCTACGTCCAAGCTCGCGATCGGGATTGAACCGATGACCTCACCCTTACCAAGGGTGTGCTCTACCGACTGAGCTACGCGAGCGACTGCACTGCCGGAAGCGGGAGACGGGACTCGAACCCGCGACCACAAGCTTGGAAGGCTAGTGCTCTACCAACTGAGCTACTCCCGCGAGAACACCGATCGATAAAGTGAGACAATAAAAAACCCCGCCCCCCGCCGTTGAACGCAATGGTGGGGGAAGGATTCGAACCTTCGTAGGCATAAGCCGGCAGATTTACAGTCTGCTCCCTTTGGCCGCTCGGGCACCCCACCCGATGTCCATCCCAGTCGCTCGCAACGCGTGACCCAGCAAGAGGCAGACCCCATCTATTCGTCTCAGCAGAGCTGACGGCCGGAATCGAACCGGCAACCTGCTGATTACAAATCAGCTGCTCTGCCAATTGAGCTACGTCAGCAAACAGCGATTCTGCGCAAGCCTAGTAATGTAACGGACTTGGAGCACGCCAGTCAACCCGAATTCACTTCCGGTACTGGTACAGTTTGAAGCGGAGATTGTTTGTGCGCCGTAGCTTATCGGCACGATGCGAGACCTCGGCCAATTCCTCCGCGCGCTTTGGGGCCAGTGGAAAGTGTTGTTGACCGGCGGTGGACTAATGGCAATTGTCGCCATCTTCGCTTTTGCCACCGGCAAGGAAATACCTCGACCATGGGGATGGCTAACCCTGGGATTCACGTTTGTAGCGGCCTCCTTTACGGCGTGGCGAAAGGAGCGTAGCGAGAAAACGGCACTTGAAACTGAGTCCAAATCCAGAAAGAGGGTTTCGTTTCTCGTTGAGGAGGTCAGGCCAACTTGGAACGGAGATCGCGCCGACTTCTACGTACAGGCGCTGATCATCAACCCTGGACAGAGTACCATGTCTTTCAAGCGGGAGTGGGTTCTCGATATTCAGGACGCCGCTGGAAAGTCTCTCGAACGGTTGAATGGAGGGGTGCCCATGGGGACTCCTCCAGTTGTCAAAGAGGCCGAGCAACATCCAGTGGGACTCTCGTTTCACGGTATCGAAGGCAGGTTCGACGCCGCATCGTTGGCCGGGGCAACATATGTCGTTAGCGGAGAGGACTTATTGGGCGAGCCGATTACGGCGACCTATAAGAGTTCCACCACTTCTTGAAGCTTCCAAACGTGATCAGTCACACCCGCTGCCATCGCTGGGGTAGTGTGAATCCCACCCGCCGCCTTCGTCAATGTCTCATGCTTCCGGCAGAAATTGTAGTGCATGAAGTAAAGAGCGATGGCGTGAATGTGGTTCTCAATCTTCTTTGAAAATCCGTTCGTGAGTCTCGTGAGACGGCGAATGTTCATCCGCATCGTAAGGTTCTGTCGCTCGGCGTAAGACGTTGAAACGTGCTTCTCGTCAGGGTCGCCC
Encoded here:
- a CDS encoding GTP-binding protein — translated: MGKAKFQRTKPHVNVGTIGHVDHGKTTLTAAITLIQSKKGMAD